The Littorina saxatilis isolate snail1 linkage group LG15, US_GU_Lsax_2.0, whole genome shotgun sequence genome contains a region encoding:
- the LOC138949289 gene encoding uncharacterized protein codes for MLCGTPGSGKTSLGKALLYHFQGEDYKPRCIGTCCCQAREVLRERGRSIVLMDEGLGEVSLNTEKLQGCKDLLFNTINSQDSRRCLLVFTAYPHILKAVAKFESVSRNPLLDQSMVVNLQYGSPQNAATYIPLLQRMVHDPVDGKIMAALFALTMLGTDIFPQEPKAVRKELERLGFSIISCCDLQRVSSFLTGSILEATGLGFRGRHLYDAAGLVLCRMSDPPVLPKMCDASFLVQHVRVADTALESSSDMIYLAGKGNSLLMQRMHELAVAGQLRELCLHPSLGNKEFLTEFHSFCKAKRGYLKQLATAKDTRHSLPLLYWSVWNSIDFTLWCLKITEEHAKSAKCFTESVLSTALALIVFQQPADITYSKANAFIKELLSLKFKPSSKDTLKLTLPRHTMTTDEKTTNETVSGFTPGAYCYLQNPSRPIPSSLLSATASEDAVTVELPSKQWYLVLRLLSDKKLNEKDQHGNTLLHIAVDSGVKEAVSLVLKSGASLKVRNKEKRTPCDVAEMRCRKRLLIFFIKVVNKAAPGALHNACLDGEVETVKRLLCEGCSKQDKYAKNKDTPLHVACRSGQTQIVSLLLDIGADTHVKNKFEATPLHSACYEGHLDNVKLLVGRGADVNIKALGRTPLQLASWKGHDDIVDFLIKHGGYVNARGVMGTALHEACIHLRTKVARLLLNHGAEVNSRDGWGHSPLHCACKANHMELVLLLLEHQADVHVKNERGWSPVDLAVSEGHGALANLLQNYHSLSTRARQRRYPH; via the coding sequence ATGCTGTGCGGAACACCGGGCTCAGGAAAAACGTCTCTCGGGAAAGCGCTACTGTACCATTTCCAGGGAGAGGATTACAAGCCACGATGCATTGGAACCTGTTGCTGTCAGGCACGTGAAGTCCTCCGTGAAAGGGGGCGGAGCATCGTCCTGATGGACGAGGGATTAGGGGAGGTAAGCTTGAACACTGAAAAGTTGCAAGGATGCAAGGATCTACTTTTCAACACCATAAATAGCCAAGACTCCCGCAGGTGTTTACTGGTCTTCACTGCATACCCGCATATCTTGAAAGCAGTGGCAAAATTTGAGTCTGTGTCGAGGAATCCTTTGCTTGACCAGTCAATGGTGGTCAACCTTCAGTACGGTTCGCCGCAGAATGCAGCCACCTACATCCCCCTGCTGCAACGCATGGTCCACGATCCTGTGGACGGTAAAATCATGGCGGCCCTCTTCGCACTGACAATGCTTGGAACCGACATTTTTCCTCAAGAACCAAAAGCGGTTAGGAAAGAGCTGGAACGCTTGGGGTTCAGCATCATCTCCTGCTGTGACCTGCAGCGCGTTTCTTCTTTCCTCACAGGTTCAATTCTAGAAGCGACCGGTCTGGGGTTTCGTGGCCGCCATTTGTACGATGCTGCGGGGCTGGTTCTTTGCCGAATGTCCGACCCTCCAGTACTGCCGAAAATGTGCGACGCTTCCTTCCTCGTGCAACACGTGCGTGTAGCTGACACAGCCCTTGAATCGTCCTCCGACATGATTTATCTCGCAGGCAAGGGGAACTCTCTTCTGATGCAAAGAATGCACGAACTTGCTGTGGCAGGGCAGCTGCGGGAGCTCTGCCTTCATCCTTCGTTGGGGAACAAAGAATTCTTGACAGAGTTTCACAGCTTTTGCAAGGCAAAGAGGGGCTACTTAAAGCAGCTGGCTACAGCAAAGGACACCCGTCACAGTTTGCCACTGCTCTACTGGTCTGTCTGGAACTCAATCGACTTCACCTTGTGGTGTTTGAAAATTACGGAGGAACACGCCAAAAGCGCGAAATGCTTTACCGAGAGTGTCCTGTCTACAGCTTTGGCCCtcattgtttttcaacaacCAGCTGACATCACCTACAGTAAAGCCAATGCCTTCATTAAAGAGCTACTCTCGCTTAAGTTCAAACCGTCATCCAAGGACACCCTTAAGCTGACTCTGCCTCGACATACAATGACAACAGATGAGAAGACAACAAATGAAACTGTATCCGGCTTTACTCCAGGAGCCTACTGTTACCTTCAAAACCCATCCCGACCCATTCCATCCTCCTTGCTGTCTGCGACTGCATCAGAAGACGCAGTTACTGTAGAGTTACCCAGCAAACAGTGGTACCTGGTTCTGAGACTGCTGTCCGACAAAAAGCTAAATGAGAAAGACCAACACGGCAACACCCTGCTGCACATTGCGGTCGACTCTGGTGTTAAGGAGGCTGTCAGTCTTGTCTTGAAGAGTGGGGCGTCGCTTAAAGTCCGAAACAAGGAAAAGCGTACCCCTTGTGATGTGGCGGAGATGCGCTGCCGAAAGAGACTCTTAATATTCTTCATAAAAGTCGTCAACAAGGCCGCACCGGGCGCCCTGCACAACGCTTGTCTTGACGGGGAAGTGGAGACTGTCAAGAGACTGCTGTGCGAGGGCTGCAGTAAGCAAGACAAATACGCCAAGAACAAAGACACGCCTCTACACGTTGCATGCAGATCAGGACAAACTCAAATTGTCTCCCTTCTACTGGACATAGGCGCTGACACCCATGTCAAGAACAAGTTTGAAGCTACGCCGCTACATTCTGCCTGTTACGAGGGACATCTTGACAATGTCAAACTTCTCGTTGGGCGTGGAGCAGACGTGAACATTAAAGCGTTGGGCCGAACCCCCCTCCAACTAGCCAGCTGGAAGGGTCACGACGACATCGTCGACTTTCTCATCAAGCACGGAGGCTATGTGAACGCGCGAGGAGTAATGGGCACAGCGCTTCACGAAGCTTGCATCCATCTCAGAACGAAAGTGGCACGCCTCTTGCTCAATCATGGCGCCGAAGTCAACAGCAGGGACGGCTGGGGCCACTCGCCATTGCACTGCGCGTGTAAGGCAAATCACATGGAGCTGGTGTTGCTGCTGTTAGAGCACCAGGCGGATGTGCACGTGAAGAACGAACGAGGATGGTCTCCTGTGGATTTGGCCGTGTCTGAGGGGCACGGTGCTCTGGCCAATCTATTGCAGAACTACCACTCTCTGTCTACGAGGGCTCGCCAAAGACGATATCCCCATTAG